In Legionella cardiaca, a genomic segment contains:
- a CDS encoding acyl-CoA dehydrogenase family protein yields MDFKLSEEHLAFRDMALEFARNKLAPNAAHWDEHNFFPVDIMREAANLGMAGIVAAEDIGGAALKRLDAAIIFEQLAAGCVSTSAYLSIHNMVTSLIDRYAQEPLRSTWGPRLTSMQALASYCLTEPEAGSDAASLKTRAVREGDCYILNGAKAFISGGSVSDVYLCMVRTGDDSHHGISSLLIEKGTPGLSFGKLERKLGWHNQPTCMVYFENCRVPISNRVGDEGMGFKIALNALNGGRVNIAACSLGGATACLRLTQQYLHERKQFGKSLTQMQALRFYFADMLTDFEAARLMVYRAADALDKNDPHAPMYCAMAKRVATDVAFRISDKAMQLHGGYGYLHDYQIERIFRDLRVHQILEGTNEIMREIIAKATLDDDYLIE; encoded by the coding sequence ATGGATTTTAAGTTAAGTGAAGAACATCTTGCCTTTCGAGATATGGCTTTAGAGTTTGCCCGCAATAAATTAGCACCTAATGCAGCACACTGGGATGAACACAATTTCTTTCCAGTGGATATCATGCGTGAAGCAGCAAATTTGGGAATGGCTGGTATTGTTGCTGCTGAAGATATTGGTGGTGCCGCTTTAAAGCGTCTTGATGCGGCAATTATCTTCGAACAACTTGCTGCTGGTTGTGTTAGTACGAGTGCTTATCTTTCTATTCATAATATGGTGACCTCACTGATTGACCGTTATGCTCAAGAGCCTTTACGGAGCACTTGGGGACCTCGTTTAACTTCAATGCAGGCTTTAGCAAGCTATTGTTTAACAGAACCAGAAGCCGGTTCAGATGCCGCATCATTAAAAACTCGAGCAGTTAGAGAAGGTGATTGCTACATTCTAAATGGTGCAAAAGCCTTTATCTCTGGCGGTAGCGTCAGTGATGTTTATTTATGTATGGTAAGAACAGGAGATGATTCCCACCATGGAATTTCTTCACTATTAATCGAAAAAGGAACACCGGGCTTAAGTTTCGGTAAGTTAGAAAGAAAATTGGGCTGGCATAACCAACCTACTTGCATGGTTTATTTTGAAAATTGTCGCGTTCCTATTTCCAATCGGGTAGGCGATGAAGGTATGGGATTTAAAATTGCCCTGAACGCTCTTAACGGAGGACGAGTTAACATTGCTGCTTGTTCATTGGGAGGAGCAACCGCTTGCCTACGTCTTACACAACAATATCTTCATGAGCGCAAGCAATTTGGTAAATCATTAACGCAAATGCAAGCTTTGCGTTTTTATTTTGCTGATATGCTGACCGATTTTGAAGCTGCGCGATTAATGGTGTATCGAGCAGCTGATGCGTTAGATAAAAATGATCCACATGCTCCTATGTATTGTGCTATGGCTAAGCGTGTGGCAACTGATGTTGCTTTTCGCATTAGTGATAAAGCTATGCAGCTGCATGGCGGCTATGGTTATCTTCATGATTACCAAATCGAGCGAATTTTTCGCGATTTGAGGGTGCATCAAATCCTTGAGGGTACTAACGAGATCATGCGAGAGATTATCGCGAAAGCAACATTAGACGATGATTATCTGATTGAATAA
- the recQ gene encoding DNA helicase RecQ yields METMGHTEFYRTKALHVLKDYFGFDAFRHPQEDIIHDLITGNDLLVLMPTGGGKSLCYQIPALVRQGVAIVVSPLIALMEDQVAALKLQGMRAAYYNSSLTTDEARQVLAQLHANELDFLYIAPERLMSQSFLERLQDCSLALFAIDEAHCISQWGHDFRPEYATLGLLKTHFPTVPMIALTATADQQTRQDIIKKLNYEPKQFIVSFNRPNIHYTVVVKDNPVKQLQQFLQTQNQQSGIVYCGTRNGVERVALKLQEQGVKARAYHAGLAYNERREVQSLFRHDKIDIVVATLAFGMGIDKPNVRFVVHYDLPKNIESYYQETGRAGRDGLPASAILFYDPADSGRLRGWIATASNEVQQRIEIGKLNHMLAFAEATHCRRQILLRYFDEPTENLCNNCDVCDNPPQTVDATEDAQKFLSCIYRLQQSYGMTHVIDVLRGSTAEKIQKLAHHQLSTFGIGKDKSANYWKQLAWQLIHRDFCYQDISNFNVLRLTKKAAAVLKSQEKVSLSIPHSELKMKKVKNKDRDNFTNANHPLFDVLRALRRKLAEEENKPPFMIFSDTTLHQMVRDNPKNLDELLNISGVGQHKLNHYGWHFLKALREYQELV; encoded by the coding sequence ATGGAAACCATGGGACACACTGAATTCTATCGTACAAAAGCTCTCCATGTGTTAAAAGATTATTTTGGTTTTGATGCATTCCGCCATCCGCAAGAAGACATCATTCATGATCTAATTACCGGGAATGACTTGTTAGTACTCATGCCAACAGGCGGTGGAAAATCTCTTTGTTACCAAATCCCAGCTTTAGTACGCCAAGGTGTTGCCATTGTGGTATCTCCACTTATTGCTTTAATGGAAGATCAGGTTGCTGCTTTGAAATTACAAGGGATGCGTGCAGCGTATTATAATTCCTCTCTAACCACTGACGAGGCAAGACAGGTCCTTGCCCAACTTCATGCAAACGAACTGGATTTTCTTTACATTGCCCCTGAGCGTTTAATGAGTCAATCGTTTTTAGAACGCCTGCAAGACTGTTCTCTCGCCTTATTTGCTATCGATGAAGCCCACTGTATTTCACAATGGGGACATGATTTTCGCCCCGAATATGCGACGCTAGGGTTATTAAAAACCCATTTCCCTACTGTGCCAATGATTGCGCTTACAGCCACCGCGGATCAGCAGACCCGACAAGATATTATTAAAAAATTAAACTATGAACCAAAGCAATTTATCGTCTCATTTAATCGTCCAAATATTCACTATACCGTTGTTGTTAAAGATAATCCTGTAAAACAATTACAACAATTTTTACAAACACAAAATCAACAATCAGGAATTGTTTACTGTGGCACTCGTAATGGCGTTGAACGAGTAGCACTTAAATTACAGGAACAAGGGGTAAAAGCCAGAGCTTATCACGCAGGCCTTGCTTACAATGAACGTCGCGAAGTACAAAGTTTATTTCGTCATGACAAAATTGACATTGTGGTAGCCACCCTGGCATTCGGCATGGGCATTGATAAACCAAATGTGCGTTTTGTGGTGCATTACGACTTACCAAAAAATATTGAAAGCTACTATCAGGAAACTGGTCGCGCGGGCCGTGATGGCTTACCTGCCTCAGCAATCTTATTCTATGATCCTGCGGATAGTGGCCGCTTACGCGGCTGGATTGCTACTGCCTCAAATGAGGTACAACAACGTATTGAAATTGGCAAATTAAATCACATGCTTGCTTTTGCAGAAGCCACCCACTGCCGTCGTCAAATTCTGCTGCGCTATTTTGATGAACCTACTGAAAATTTATGTAATAACTGTGATGTTTGTGATAACCCTCCGCAAACTGTTGATGCTACGGAAGATGCACAAAAATTTCTATCTTGCATCTATAGACTACAGCAAAGCTATGGTATGACTCATGTAATTGATGTTCTTCGTGGAAGCACCGCGGAAAAAATTCAAAAATTAGCTCATCATCAATTGAGCACGTTTGGTATAGGGAAAGATAAGTCAGCGAATTATTGGAAACAATTGGCCTGGCAATTAATTCATCGCGATTTTTGCTATCAGGATATTAGTAATTTTAATGTTCTTCGATTGACTAAAAAAGCGGCAGCTGTTTTAAAAAGCCAAGAAAAAGTTTCTCTCTCAATCCCACATTCTGAGCTAAAAATGAAGAAAGTTAAAAATAAAGACCGTGATAATTTTACTAATGCAAATCATCCGCTATTTGATGTATTACGTGCACTGCGCCGTAAACTTGCTGAGGAAGAAAACAAACCTCCCTTCATGATTTTCAGTGATACAACACTACATCAAATGGTAAGAGACAATCCTAAAAATTTAGATGAGTTACTCAATATTTCAGGGGTTGGGCAACACAAGCTTAATCACTACGGCTGGCATTTTTTAAAGGCTTTACGGGAATATCAAGAGTTGGTGTAA
- a CDS encoding dodecin — protein sequence MNNRVYQVIELVGSSEDGIEEAINNAIAQAAKDYGKLDWYEVMETRGFIEGNKSKYYQVHLKVGCHAH from the coding sequence ATGAATAATCGGGTGTATCAAGTCATTGAACTAGTCGGTAGTTCAGAAGATGGGATTGAAGAAGCAATTAACAATGCTATCGCACAGGCCGCTAAAGATTATGGTAAATTAGATTGGTATGAGGTTATGGAAACTCGTGGATTTATTGAAGGGAATAAGAGTAAATATTACCAAGTGCACCTAAAGGTTGGTTGTCACGCTCACTAA
- a CDS encoding S66 peptidase family protein, translating to MQKLPVLKPGDSVEIIAPASRCSDKHLMDLKKLLTSWGLNCLVDAAIFGQDLLCANNDEMRFFFLKRALENTETKAVICARGGYGSMRLIPSLSQMAKPVVPKVFVGMSDITALQLYFQRQWQWPSIHGALAVDKFSPESIAALKALLFGETHSLEFRGTALNSHAEKTTSFKSIITGGNLTLVQASIGTSWQIDGHDKIIFLEEIGERGYRVDRMLMHLLQASVFKEAKAIVLGDFLGGAEPNGISLIQPVLERFAQSCEIPVIQIEGIGHGYTNFPLPLGVEMLLNLGNDILLNI from the coding sequence ATGCAAAAACTACCTGTCTTAAAGCCAGGAGATAGTGTCGAAATTATTGCTCCAGCTTCACGCTGTTCGGATAAACATTTAATGGATCTTAAAAAGCTACTAACGTCCTGGGGCTTAAATTGCTTAGTCGATGCGGCCATTTTTGGTCAAGATCTGTTATGTGCTAATAACGACGAAATGCGCTTTTTTTTCTTAAAGAGAGCGCTTGAGAATACTGAAACAAAAGCTGTTATCTGTGCTCGTGGGGGATATGGCAGTATGCGTTTAATTCCCTCTTTAAGCCAAATGGCTAAACCAGTTGTCCCGAAAGTGTTTGTCGGAATGAGCGATATTACGGCTTTACAATTGTATTTTCAAAGACAATGGCAATGGCCAAGTATTCATGGCGCTTTAGCAGTTGATAAATTTTCTCCCGAGTCCATCGCGGCATTGAAGGCGTTATTATTTGGTGAAACTCATTCACTTGAATTTCGGGGGACAGCGCTTAATTCCCATGCCGAAAAGACAACGTCCTTTAAAAGCATAATAACCGGCGGAAACTTGACATTAGTGCAGGCAAGTATCGGTACCAGTTGGCAAATTGATGGGCACGATAAAATAATTTTTCTTGAGGAAATTGGGGAGCGCGGTTATCGGGTGGATCGCATGTTAATGCATTTATTGCAAGCCAGTGTCTTTAAAGAGGCTAAAGCAATTGTCCTGGGTGACTTTCTTGGGGGAGCTGAACCGAATGGTATATCCCTAATTCAACCTGTGTTAGAGCGTTTTGCCCAAAGTTGTGAAATTCCTGTCATTCAAATAGAAGGTATTGGTCATGGGTACACCAATTTTCCACTCCCTCTGGGGGTCGAGATGTTGCTAAATCTTGGTAACGACATTTTACTTAATATCTAA
- a CDS encoding tetratricopeptide repeat protein: MNKWLLICFLMLVLLALPVILYPFRKSKGISFLLTLMIALAIIAGYWHWGAMPQWQLFLDHEEKQKKVQAVLQSIKNPMQLIEKLKARLQTDPNSARGWYLLGRLYASQEQWVSARDAFEKAHQLNPDDEATTVNYAQSLWQLNQQQFNDAIRALFKKLLQKNPNQPDALAMLAMDAFTAQDYQQAIDYWQQLLKLAPEQSQEAQMIRKAIAKAQQQLPS; the protein is encoded by the coding sequence ATGAATAAATGGTTATTAATTTGTTTTCTAATGCTGGTTTTATTAGCTCTACCAGTTATTTTATATCCTTTTCGTAAATCAAAAGGGATATCATTTTTATTAACGCTTATGATTGCATTGGCAATCATAGCAGGGTATTGGCACTGGGGAGCAATGCCGCAGTGGCAACTCTTTCTTGACCATGAAGAAAAACAGAAAAAGGTTCAGGCAGTATTACAATCGATAAAAAACCCAATGCAACTGATTGAAAAATTAAAAGCTCGTTTGCAGACAGATCCCAATAGTGCTCGTGGCTGGTATTTATTAGGACGTTTGTATGCTAGTCAGGAACAATGGGTATCTGCACGTGATGCCTTTGAAAAAGCTCATCAATTAAATCCCGACGATGAGGCAACTACCGTAAATTATGCACAAAGCCTGTGGCAGCTTAATCAACAACAATTTAATGACGCAATCAGAGCGTTATTTAAAAAGTTATTGCAAAAAAATCCAAATCAACCTGATGCCTTGGCAATGTTGGCAATGGATGCTTTCACGGCACAAGATTATCAGCAAGCAATTGATTATTGGCAGCAGCTGCTAAAATTAGCACCTGAGCAATCACAAGAAGCACAAATGATCCGTAAAGCGATTGCGAAAGCTCAGCAACAATTACCGTCTTAA
- a CDS encoding cytochrome c-type biogenesis protein yields MRFRLYFFLASFFWVTIAIANTFYPLETAKQEAQFSHLLKELRCLVCQNQDLADSNASLAKDLREQVYVLVKEGKADSEIIDYLTSRYGDFILFNPPVKPLTALLWFGPALFLFAGLLIFWRTCLKRSANE; encoded by the coding sequence ATGCGTTTTCGGCTTTATTTTTTCCTGGCAAGTTTTTTCTGGGTAACAATAGCTATAGCAAATACCTTTTATCCCCTTGAGACAGCAAAGCAAGAAGCCCAATTTTCCCATTTATTAAAAGAATTGCGCTGTTTGGTTTGCCAAAACCAGGATTTAGCTGACTCCAACGCCAGTCTTGCCAAAGATTTACGTGAGCAGGTTTATGTTTTGGTCAAAGAAGGGAAAGCGGATAGTGAAATTATTGATTATTTAACTTCTCGCTACGGTGATTTTATTCTATTTAATCCCCCTGTAAAACCACTGACAGCATTGTTATGGTTTGGTCCGGCTCTCTTTTTATTTGCGGGTTTATTGATTTTTTGGCGTACCTGTTTAAAGCGAAGTGCAAATGAATAA
- a CDS encoding DsbE family thiol:disulfide interchange protein: MRLWRLIPLIAFGVLVIFLWRGLSLEPQTLPSAKIGKSLPAFQLKALEGEHLFTPEALRGQVALLNVWASWCTACVEEQVFLMRLAREGVPIYGLNYKDDTNNAQRWLKEWGNPYRAIGEDHEGNVAIDLGVYGAPETFLIDKKGIIRFRHVGVLDEKTWETEFLPRMKHLQEKA; the protein is encoded by the coding sequence ATGAGACTTTGGCGCTTAATCCCTTTAATTGCTTTTGGTGTTCTGGTAATTTTTCTTTGGCGAGGTTTATCTTTAGAACCGCAAACACTGCCCTCTGCAAAAATTGGTAAATCACTTCCAGCGTTTCAGTTAAAAGCCTTGGAAGGAGAACACTTATTTACTCCTGAAGCATTACGCGGGCAAGTTGCTTTGCTCAATGTTTGGGCGAGCTGGTGTACTGCTTGTGTGGAAGAGCAGGTTTTTCTGATGCGTCTTGCACGAGAGGGTGTACCTATTTATGGTTTAAATTACAAAGATGATACCAATAATGCTCAACGTTGGCTCAAAGAGTGGGGAAATCCTTATCGTGCTATTGGTGAGGATCATGAAGGGAATGTCGCAATTGACCTGGGTGTTTATGGCGCACCTGAAACGTTTTTAATCGATAAGAAAGGTATTATTCGTTTTAGGCATGTCGGTGTTTTGGATGAAAAAACGTGGGAAACAGAATTTTTGCCAAGAATGAAGCATTTACAGGAGAAAGCATGA
- a CDS encoding heme lyase CcmF/NrfE family subunit: MIAEIGLFSLIVGLVFAVLLALVPTYGLWRNKIDWITAAPLYACGQFVFIALAYLCLTFCFLRDDFSVIYVLTNSSISLPWFYKVCAVWGGHEGSMLLWVAILSLWMLAVSFFSKALDKTMRARVLVVLGWVSIGFILFLLSTSNPFARQFQVLQTQGRDLNPLLQDPGFLFHPPMLYMGYVGFSVAFAFAIAALWVGRVESSWAKWTRPWTLAAWCCLTTGITLGSWWAYRELGWGGWWFWDPVENASFMPWLIGTALLHSLAVSEQRQQFKAWTLLLAISAFSLSLIGTFLVRSGVLTSVHAFAVDPKRGLYILGFLLFVIGGSLLLFALRAQTLQNREKPSPISRESALLLNNVFLATMMLTVLMGTVYPLLIDGLGLGKLSVGAPYFNSVFVPLMIPLLILMGMGIHLNWQRDSLQKLLPRLRSVLIVSLLGSLGLLYWLTTMINLSALLGLALALWVIFSTCKLVLVRSKQRGVVNLGQGFWGMVVAHCGVAVTVIGISISCNYGIQDDVRMGPGDKVNLVGYDIQFIGESSLQGPNYHGTQARFTINHHHRTTTIYPEKRIYNVGQMAMTESAIDVNPFRDIYVALGEPLDDKAWSVRLYYKPFIRWIWGGGFMILAGGFLALTDRRYYQRRQRVNALNEVIA, translated from the coding sequence ATGATAGCTGAAATCGGTTTGTTTTCTTTAATAGTAGGTTTGGTTTTTGCGGTGTTGCTTGCGTTGGTTCCAACTTATGGTTTATGGCGTAACAAAATAGATTGGATAACTGCTGCACCTTTATACGCTTGTGGTCAGTTTGTTTTTATTGCTCTGGCTTATCTTTGTCTGACTTTCTGTTTTTTGCGCGATGATTTTAGTGTGATCTATGTATTGACCAACTCCAGTATCTCACTTCCCTGGTTTTATAAAGTTTGCGCTGTCTGGGGAGGACATGAGGGCTCGATGTTACTGTGGGTGGCGATACTTAGTTTGTGGATGTTAGCAGTCAGTTTTTTTAGTAAAGCATTGGACAAAACCATGAGAGCCCGTGTATTAGTGGTTCTCGGATGGGTGAGCATTGGTTTCATTCTCTTTTTGTTATCAACATCTAATCCCTTTGCGCGCCAGTTTCAGGTGTTGCAGACACAGGGTCGGGATTTAAATCCTCTATTGCAAGATCCGGGCTTTTTATTTCATCCGCCTATGTTGTATATGGGATATGTAGGATTTTCTGTGGCCTTTGCATTTGCCATTGCGGCTCTTTGGGTTGGACGGGTCGAGTCATCCTGGGCAAAATGGACAAGACCCTGGACATTAGCTGCCTGGTGTTGTTTGACGACAGGTATTACTTTAGGAAGCTGGTGGGCTTATCGTGAACTAGGCTGGGGCGGCTGGTGGTTTTGGGACCCAGTTGAAAACGCTTCTTTTATGCCTTGGCTTATTGGTACAGCATTATTGCATTCATTGGCAGTCAGTGAGCAGCGACAACAATTTAAAGCCTGGACTTTATTGTTGGCTATTTCTGCCTTTTCATTAAGTCTTATTGGTACATTTCTGGTACGTTCGGGAGTATTGACCTCCGTTCATGCTTTTGCTGTTGATCCCAAACGTGGTTTGTATATCTTGGGTTTTTTGCTCTTTGTAATCGGTGGTTCTTTACTGTTATTTGCCTTAAGGGCACAAACGTTACAAAATCGTGAGAAGCCATCTCCCATTTCGCGCGAAAGCGCTTTGCTTTTAAATAATGTTTTTCTTGCCACCATGATGCTTACGGTATTAATGGGAACCGTTTATCCCTTACTCATCGATGGTCTTGGGTTAGGTAAATTATCGGTTGGTGCTCCTTATTTTAATTCGGTTTTTGTGCCTTTAATGATTCCTTTATTAATCTTAATGGGCATGGGCATACACTTAAATTGGCAACGAGATAGTTTGCAAAAACTACTACCACGATTACGAAGCGTATTAATAGTCAGTTTATTAGGTTCATTAGGCCTTTTATATTGGTTAACTACAATGATTAATCTTTCTGCCTTATTAGGTCTGGCGTTGGCCCTTTGGGTGATCTTTAGTACTTGCAAATTAGTTTTAGTTCGAAGTAAACAACGTGGAGTTGTTAACCTGGGGCAGGGCTTTTGGGGAATGGTTGTTGCTCACTGTGGTGTAGCAGTCACAGTCATTGGCATTAGTATTTCCTGTAACTATGGCATTCAAGACGATGTAAGAATGGGGCCCGGTGATAAAGTAAATCTTGTTGGATATGATATTCAGTTTATCGGCGAATCATCTTTACAGGGACCAAATTACCATGGTACTCAGGCGCGTTTTACGATAAATCATCACCATAGAACAACGACTATTTATCCAGAGAAGCGAATTTATAATGTAGGGCAGATGGCCATGACTGAATCTGCAATCGATGTGAATCCATTTCGTGACATTTATGTGGCCTTAGGCGAGCCATTGGACGATAAAGCATGGTCAGTGCGACTCTATTATAAACCCTTTATTCGCTGGATATGGGGCGGAGGTTTTATGATTTTAGCGGGTGGTTTCCTTGCATTAACGGATAGACGTTATTATCAAAGACGTCAACGAGTAAATGCTCTAAATGAGGTAATTGCATGA
- the ccmE gene encoding cytochrome c maturation protein CcmE, which yields MNTVRRRKIFLLLFIVSILGLVTGLVLYTLRQNISLFYTPTQIAEGVAPNDRTIRLGGMVVKNSIVRNTHDLSVEFQLTDFKQTVTVNYRGILPDLFREGQGIVALGKLHDNHHFKATEVLAKHDANYMPPEVKDALAKVAQNGEKRSP from the coding sequence ATGAATACTGTTCGCCGCCGTAAAATTTTTCTGCTGCTGTTTATTGTATCTATTTTAGGATTGGTTACAGGGCTGGTTTTATATACTTTACGACAAAATATCAGTTTATTTTATACGCCAACTCAAATTGCAGAAGGGGTGGCGCCAAATGATCGAACAATTCGATTAGGCGGCATGGTGGTTAAAAACAGTATTGTACGCAATACCCATGATTTGTCTGTGGAGTTTCAATTAACTGATTTTAAACAAACAGTGACTGTAAATTATCGCGGAATATTACCTGACTTATTCCGGGAAGGTCAGGGTATTGTGGCACTTGGCAAATTGCATGATAACCATCATTTTAAAGCTACGGAAGTGCTCGCAAAACATGATGCAAACTATATGCCACCCGAAGTAAAAGATGCTTTGGCGAAAGTGGCACAAAATGGAGAAAAGAGAAGTCCATGA
- the ccmD gene encoding heme exporter protein CcmD encodes MSQFMHWWSMGGYSMYVWPAYGLVCIVLGIHVFGIRSQRLRTITKLQQWFKR; translated from the coding sequence ATGAGCCAATTTATGCATTGGTGGTCTATGGGAGGTTATTCCATGTACGTATGGCCCGCGTATGGCCTGGTTTGTATTGTACTTGGAATACATGTGTTCGGTATCCGATCTCAACGTTTGCGAACAATCACAAAATTGCAGCAATGGTTTAAGAGATAA
- a CDS encoding heme ABC transporter permease — protein MWKFLYQMASPKTFYERTRPWLVWLGLSALVFLSAGLIWGLVFAPPDYQQGDAFRIIYVHVPSAFLSMALYGWMGFLAILLLVWRIKMAGLILAIAAQLGASMAFLALITGSIWGKPMWGTWWVWDARLTSELILLFLYLAILALKSSFQDQEQGDKVAAILTLVGLIDLPIIHYSVYWWNTLHQGSTLSVFAKPKIAAPMLYPLLLTILGFSLYCLWVITHKARNELLIRERRQQWVKSLVEGGKV, from the coding sequence ATGTGGAAATTTTTATACCAAATGGCTTCCCCTAAAACATTTTATGAGCGTACCAGGCCATGGCTTGTTTGGTTAGGGTTGAGTGCTTTGGTATTTTTAAGCGCAGGCCTGATTTGGGGATTGGTTTTTGCGCCACCTGATTATCAGCAGGGTGATGCTTTTCGTATCATTTATGTCCATGTGCCAAGTGCATTCTTATCGATGGCGCTGTATGGCTGGATGGGTTTTCTAGCTATTCTTTTATTAGTTTGGCGCATTAAAATGGCAGGGCTTATTTTAGCAATAGCTGCTCAGCTTGGTGCATCCATGGCGTTTCTTGCTTTGATTACGGGAAGCATTTGGGGTAAACCGATGTGGGGTACCTGGTGGGTTTGGGATGCACGATTGACATCCGAACTGATTTTATTGTTCTTGTATTTAGCAATCCTGGCATTAAAAAGTTCATTTCAAGATCAAGAACAGGGGGATAAAGTCGCAGCTATTCTTACTCTGGTAGGACTTATTGATTTACCTATTATTCATTATTCCGTTTATTGGTGGAATACCCTTCATCAGGGCTCCACGTTATCGGTATTTGCAAAACCTAAAATTGCGGCGCCCATGTTATACCCACTCCTATTGACTATTCTTGGTTTTTCCCTTTACTGCCTCTGGGTTATTACGCACAAAGCACGTAATGAACTTTTAATCCGCGAGCGCAGGCAACAATGGGTGAAGAGTCTAGTGGAAGGAGGAAAGGTATGA
- the ccmB gene encoding heme exporter protein CcmB, giving the protein MNLAVLFKRQFHREVLLHLRQPRLLLHASLFFLMVTVFFPLTMPPEASMMRVVAPGIVWIAMLLAMLLSSVGLFQQDHEDGVIEQWLISGYPLSLIITAKLLVHWLLNLLPMLIFCPLLAVLFNLTAYETVILMLSLIVGTPAILFLCGLAAAFSAGKGVLMALVLLPLTVPIMIFGSGSLAAVMQGFSVSGFITLLTAVSLLASAFLPFAIAAVIRISLAD; this is encoded by the coding sequence ATGAATCTTGCTGTCCTTTTTAAGAGACAATTTCATCGGGAAGTATTACTCCATCTCCGCCAGCCAAGGCTTCTGTTGCATGCATCATTATTTTTTTTGATGGTTACGGTTTTTTTCCCTTTAACCATGCCACCAGAAGCTTCAATGATGCGTGTTGTCGCGCCAGGCATAGTCTGGATAGCCATGTTATTAGCCATGTTACTTTCGTCTGTAGGGCTTTTTCAGCAAGATCACGAGGACGGAGTAATAGAACAGTGGTTAATTTCAGGTTATCCGTTGAGTCTTATTATTACTGCCAAATTGCTGGTTCACTGGTTACTTAATTTATTGCCAATGTTAATTTTTTGTCCTTTGCTGGCTGTGTTGTTTAATTTAACTGCTTACGAAACGGTTATTTTAATGCTCAGTCTCATTGTAGGGACGCCTGCTATTCTTTTTTTATGCGGACTTGCTGCTGCATTTAGTGCTGGTAAGGGGGTGTTGATGGCATTGGTTTTATTGCCTCTAACGGTGCCGATAATGATTTTTGGAAGTGGCAGTTTAGCGGCAGTTATGCAGGGATTTTCTGTCTCAGGCTTTATAACTCTCTTAACAGCGGTATCCCTTTTAGCAAGCGCTTTTCTACCTTTTGCCATTGCTGCTGTTATTCGCATTAGCCTTGCTGACTAA
- the ccmA gene encoding cytochrome c biogenesis heme-transporting ATPase CcmA translates to MLEVRALCFDYQDKPLLNQVEFELKAGQLLHLRGSNGTGKTTLLRLLAGLLNPLAGEIHFNGETIANNITAYQQNLCYVGHRTGINPLLTVKENCFFDMHWGRRAVDFELLLENFGLGGLSNEISGHLSAGQRRRVGLLRIAMTDARLWLLDEPLVALDKDAITLFLDSLENHLFQGGLVIFTSHQSLPIGKINYREYCL, encoded by the coding sequence ATGCTTGAAGTCCGCGCACTTTGTTTTGATTACCAAGATAAGCCTCTGCTGAATCAGGTTGAATTTGAATTAAAAGCAGGGCAACTATTGCATTTACGTGGTAGTAATGGGACAGGAAAAACCACGTTACTGCGATTGTTAGCAGGTCTTTTAAATCCTTTAGCTGGCGAAATTCATTTTAACGGGGAAACTATTGCTAACAATATTACAGCCTATCAACAAAACCTTTGTTATGTTGGACATAGAACGGGGATTAATCCCCTGTTAACAGTTAAGGAAAACTGCTTTTTTGATATGCATTGGGGAAGACGAGCGGTTGATTTTGAGCTCTTGCTTGAGAATTTTGGTTTGGGTGGATTGAGTAATGAAATAAGTGGACATTTATCGGCCGGTCAGCGCCGACGTGTAGGATTGCTACGTATTGCAATGACGGATGCTCGTTTATGGTTACTGGATGAACCCCTAGTCGCACTTGACAAAGATGCCATTACACTCTTTTTGGACTCGCTTGAAAATCATCTGTTTCAAGGAGGACTGGTTATTTTCACATCGCATCAAAGCTTACCAATTGGTAAAATAAACTACCGGGAGTATTGTTTATGA